A genomic region of Candidatus Marimicrobium litorale contains the following coding sequences:
- a CDS encoding sulfotransferase family protein: protein MLVRLILWIPLRTLLHSACFVLDYLFFPRLWTQRVERPVFIVGHARSGTTLVHRLMGADGETFSYFLYWEMFFPSLLQKKVVRGAGWLDARLLGGCLNRKLKAWDEKTFGPYRHMHYMSLWNPEEDCFAMAAAFVSQQWSLDIPMMDVVDFFHLDSMPVKRRRWMHHYRELVKRQLLLNGGGKTHLSKNPVMSGWLDALIETFPDARIVVMMRDPAECMPSCLKLVQVTWKGKGWQPDDYALSLELLTEISFEHFENPRQVLSRHEQTPQIVVDYRKLTTAPRETVHSIYEALNLDMSERLDSWLLAQAEREKKHQGKFEYSLGEFFLRSDDIYARLKVFYEQYQWPIPNTQQGDHVND from the coding sequence ATGCTGGTACGTCTGATTCTTTGGATACCCCTCCGTACGTTGTTGCATAGCGCCTGCTTCGTGCTGGATTACCTGTTCTTTCCGAGGCTGTGGACGCAACGAGTAGAGCGCCCTGTTTTTATTGTCGGACACGCACGCAGTGGCACAACCCTTGTCCACCGTCTGATGGGTGCCGACGGAGAAACGTTTAGCTACTTTCTTTACTGGGAGATGTTTTTCCCATCATTATTGCAGAAAAAAGTGGTACGCGGTGCTGGATGGCTGGACGCTCGCCTTTTAGGTGGTTGCCTGAACCGCAAGCTCAAAGCCTGGGATGAAAAAACCTTTGGACCCTACCGCCACATGCACTACATGAGCCTATGGAATCCTGAGGAAGACTGCTTCGCCATGGCTGCCGCTTTCGTATCCCAACAGTGGTCCCTGGATATACCGATGATGGACGTGGTGGACTTCTTTCACCTTGACAGCATGCCGGTCAAACGGCGCCGCTGGATGCACCACTACCGCGAACTGGTAAAGCGCCAGCTACTCCTCAACGGAGGAGGCAAAACCCACCTCTCCAAAAACCCCGTGATGAGCGGCTGGCTAGATGCTTTGATTGAGACGTTCCCGGACGCACGCATTGTGGTCATGATGCGCGATCCTGCTGAGTGTATGCCCAGTTGCCTGAAACTGGTTCAGGTCACGTGGAAAGGCAAAGGCTGGCAGCCCGATGATTACGCCTTATCGCTTGAACTGTTGACAGAAATTTCTTTCGAGCATTTCGAGAACCCGCGCCAGGTTCTATCTAGGCACGAGCAGACACCGCAAATTGTCGTAGACTACCGAAAGCTTACCACTGCCCCGCGCGAGACTGTTCATTCGATATATGAAGCCCTGAATCTCGATATGAGTGAACGGTTAGATAGCTGGCTACTAGCGCAGGCCGAGCGAGAAAAAAAGCACCAGGGAAAATTTGAGTACAGCCTTGGAGAATTCTTTTTGCGTAGCGACGATATCTACGCACGGTTAAAGGTATTTTATGAACAGTACCAGTGGCCGATACCAAATACGCAACAAGGGGACCACGTAAATGACTGA
- a CDS encoding NADH:flavin oxidoreductase produces the protein MSNPLDSLFSGYTLNKLTLENRIVMAPMTREFSPQGIPDDDVAAYYKRRAAGGTGLIVTEGTTVNDAVASMGENIPTFHGEEALAGWKKVVEEVHGEGGKIFPQLWHVGSARNPAKMNNPDTPSASPSGLQTPGKQVSDPMTGEHIERVIASFADAAADAQRLGFDGVEIHGAHGYLIDQFFWEGLNQRSDAFGGSMDNRGRFAAEIIRAARAATSSDFPIILRYSQWKQQDFEAKLAATPQELELFLQPLVDAGVDGFHCSTRRYWESEFDGSDLNLAGWTKKLTGKTSITVGSVGLSADFIGAIAMNESSETRAIDDLLSRLERGDFDLVAVGRALLQDPEWPNKVREGRTESINSFNSDSLATLS, from the coding sequence ATGAGCAACCCGCTAGACAGTCTTTTCAGCGGCTATACGCTGAACAAGCTTACACTCGAAAATCGCATTGTTATGGCTCCTATGACTCGTGAGTTCTCCCCGCAGGGAATACCGGATGATGACGTCGCAGCTTATTACAAGCGCCGAGCAGCGGGCGGTACCGGTTTGATCGTTACTGAGGGAACTACGGTTAATGATGCGGTTGCCTCTATGGGGGAAAATATTCCGACCTTTCATGGGGAAGAAGCGCTGGCTGGCTGGAAAAAAGTCGTGGAGGAGGTACACGGCGAGGGCGGCAAGATTTTTCCACAGCTCTGGCATGTTGGAAGTGCTCGTAATCCGGCAAAAATGAATAATCCCGACACGCCCAGCGCTAGTCCGTCGGGGTTGCAGACACCCGGAAAGCAAGTTTCCGATCCAATGACAGGCGAACATATCGAACGAGTTATAGCCAGCTTTGCCGACGCGGCAGCGGATGCACAGCGCCTTGGTTTTGATGGTGTCGAAATTCATGGCGCGCATGGCTATCTGATCGACCAGTTTTTCTGGGAAGGCCTGAACCAGCGCAGCGATGCATTCGGCGGGAGCATGGATAATCGTGGTCGCTTTGCTGCTGAAATTATCAGGGCGGCCAGGGCGGCCACAAGCTCAGACTTTCCTATTATCTTGCGTTACTCCCAGTGGAAGCAGCAAGACTTCGAGGCAAAGTTGGCGGCTACACCTCAAGAGTTAGAACTATTTCTGCAGCCGCTCGTTGATGCGGGCGTTGATGGCTTTCACTGTTCAACTCGGCGTTATTGGGAGTCGGAATTCGACGGCAGTGATTTGAATCTTGCTGGCTGGACCAAAAAGCTGACCGGGAAAACCTCTATTACTGTTGGTTCCGTAGGGCTCAGTGCAGATTTTATCGGTGCGATCGCGATGAATGAATCGAGTGAGACTCGAGCGATTGATGATCTGCTATCCCGGCTTGAGAGGGGCGATTTTGACCTGGTCGCTGTTGGTCGCGCTCTACTGCAAGACCCTGAATGGCCCAATAAAGTTCGCGAGGGCCGAACAGAATCTATTAATAGCTTTAACAGTGACTCGTTGGCGACACTGTCATAG
- a CDS encoding DUF3833 domain-containing protein: protein MRTLVQLIFPLLLMSCVVGCGSVSVTDYQNATPVLDLETFFQGELTAHGVVKNRSGRVIRTFNATIAASWENGEGILDEHFEFNDGQLDQRKWILTPAGDNRYTGTAGDVVGAGVLEVAGNSVFLDYTLRIPLDEDSIDVHVDDRMYLVAPGVLLNESEMRKFGVRVGSILLVILQPDAQPPTAGAAPS, encoded by the coding sequence ATGCGTACTCTCGTTCAATTGATTTTTCCCCTGCTACTCATGTCTTGCGTTGTCGGCTGTGGCTCTGTGTCTGTCACCGACTACCAAAACGCAACACCAGTGCTTGATCTGGAGACATTTTTTCAGGGAGAGCTGACCGCGCACGGCGTGGTTAAGAATCGCAGTGGCCGTGTTATTCGCACATTCAACGCCACTATCGCCGCTAGCTGGGAGAATGGCGAGGGCATACTGGACGAGCATTTTGAGTTTAACGATGGTCAGCTGGACCAGCGCAAGTGGATACTAACGCCGGCAGGAGACAACCGTTACACCGGCACCGCTGGCGACGTTGTGGGGGCGGGTGTACTCGAGGTAGCGGGCAATAGCGTCTTCCTTGACTACACACTCCGAATTCCTCTGGACGAAGACAGCATAGACGTTCACGTCGACGATCGTATGTACCTCGTCGCCCCGGGAGTGTTACTGAACGAATCGGAAATGCGGAAATTCGGTGTACGAGTTGGCAGCATTTTGCTCGTCATTTTGCAGCCCGACGCTCAACCACCCACCGCAGGTGCAGCACCAAGCTAG
- a CDS encoding TetR/AcrR family transcriptional regulator, with the protein MAHTPSHRAVLPKKRVRRTQERAEITRGKLIDAGKELFSKQGFDGVSAREIEVTAGVKRNLLAYHFSDKETLWKAVVDAIYGVMKSEFDQRLAVLKEMSSSERLGFIVRFYVYFHARHPELSRLMSQEATQNSWRMLYMIDNHIRPATAAMEKLVKETRGLDREAFVHWYYIMISATATIFSFASECQALFHVDPCEESMVEAHADMLVSMLINTSD; encoded by the coding sequence ATGGCCCATACCCCGTCACACAGGGCGGTCTTGCCCAAAAAGCGTGTCCGCCGTACTCAGGAGCGAGCTGAGATAACGCGAGGCAAATTGATAGATGCGGGCAAGGAGCTTTTTTCCAAACAGGGCTTCGACGGAGTGTCCGCGAGGGAGATTGAAGTCACCGCTGGTGTGAAACGTAACTTGCTGGCCTATCACTTTAGCGACAAGGAGACGCTTTGGAAGGCTGTCGTTGATGCCATCTACGGTGTAATGAAGTCGGAGTTCGATCAGAGACTGGCTGTTTTGAAGGAAATGTCGAGCAGCGAACGACTGGGGTTCATCGTGCGTTTCTACGTTTATTTTCATGCCCGGCATCCGGAACTCAGCCGCCTGATGAGTCAGGAAGCAACACAAAATAGCTGGCGCATGCTTTACATGATAGATAATCATATCCGTCCTGCGACCGCGGCTATGGAAAAGCTGGTCAAGGAAACCCGGGGTCTGGATAGAGAAGCGTTCGTCCATTGGTACTACATAATGATAAGTGCGACCGCGACAATTTTTTCATTCGCTTCCGAGTGCCAGGCACTGTTTCACGTAGATCCGTGCGAGGAGAGCATGGTGGAGGCGCACGCCGATATGTTAGTCTCGATGCTAATTAATACGAGTGACTGA
- a CDS encoding cytochrome P450 — MSECPFANIMEPTYLGDGFTGDDVAKIRAAGPAIQIDDPATGVPYWAITQHAAIDFVSRNNDLFSSRLRTAIPMEFDQEMVDNIQSRMFINLDPPDNIDYRKLIRDHFTPAAVATYEDRAREYAGAVVDRIIDKGSCEFVTEVAAELPLLLIMDFFDIPAEDRHKIFEWTNTMMFGDDPDVSGGRDAADEASLNLIVYANELAAKYRGSDVKNVSSQLLNGIINGEPVSDETFGWIFLMIIVAGNESTRTTISHSMRNLMERPEQYRYLQENPEKIESAIFEMLRYNPPFICMRRTATQDVTVPELDNAPIKKGDKIIMYYPGANRDPKVFDDPESFDVHRAERHDLSRDIRSFGIGYHNCFGMNLAKMEMRVMLEEILARIDHPQFDGDVRYMKSNFVQSIKAMPITFKKRA; from the coding sequence ATGTCCGAATGTCCTTTTGCAAATATCATGGAGCCGACCTACCTGGGCGATGGGTTTACCGGCGACGATGTCGCAAAAATACGCGCGGCTGGGCCAGCAATACAAATAGATGATCCTGCAACAGGGGTTCCGTATTGGGCGATAACTCAGCACGCTGCGATTGATTTCGTTTCCAGAAACAATGATTTGTTTTCTTCGCGGCTGCGCACAGCTATTCCTATGGAATTCGACCAGGAGATGGTCGATAACATACAGTCGCGTATGTTTATCAATCTCGATCCGCCGGATAATATCGATTACCGCAAGCTAATTCGTGATCATTTCACGCCTGCAGCAGTAGCAACTTACGAGGATCGCGCCAGAGAGTATGCAGGAGCAGTCGTGGATCGGATCATAGATAAGGGTTCTTGCGAGTTTGTTACGGAAGTCGCAGCCGAACTACCTTTACTCCTCATTATGGATTTCTTTGATATCCCTGCAGAGGACCGTCACAAAATTTTTGAGTGGACTAATACGATGATGTTCGGGGACGATCCGGATGTATCCGGTGGTCGTGATGCGGCCGACGAGGCATCACTGAACCTCATTGTTTACGCCAATGAACTCGCCGCCAAGTACAGGGGTTCCGACGTCAAGAACGTGAGCAGTCAGCTGCTCAACGGTATTATCAACGGAGAGCCGGTTTCGGATGAAACGTTTGGCTGGATATTTCTGATGATTATTGTCGCCGGTAACGAGAGCACCCGTACTACAATTTCACACTCGATGCGGAATCTAATGGAGCGGCCCGAGCAGTATCGGTACCTCCAGGAAAATCCCGAAAAAATAGAGAGCGCAATATTTGAGATGTTGCGCTACAACCCCCCTTTTATTTGTATGCGTCGTACTGCAACGCAGGATGTCACAGTGCCCGAGCTCGACAATGCACCAATCAAAAAAGGCGACAAAATCATCATGTACTATCCCGGTGCTAACCGCGATCCCAAGGTTTTTGACGATCCTGAGAGCTTCGATGTACACCGTGCTGAGCGGCACGATCTATCGCGCGATATCCGTTCTTTTGGCATTGGTTATCACAACTGTTTCGGTATGAATCTTGCCAAAATGGAAATGCGCGTGATGCTCGAAGAGATACTGGCCCGAATCGACCATCCTCAGTTTGATGGCGATGTGAGATACATGAAGTCGAACTTTGTGCAGTCCATCAAAGCGATGCCCATTACCTTTAAAAAACGCGCCTGA
- a CDS encoding BCCT family transporter: protein MARKYESDHAIGDNNVQIWGMDIHSPVFFVSATLIMVFVLATVQFPGEANSMLTSVRSWFVATFDIFMMISVSSILIFCLMLIVLPVGKIRIGGDNSKPEFSRISWFSMLFAAGMGIGLMFWGVAEPMTYYLGEGGTPLGVVPQTPAAADMAMAATLYHWGLHAWSIYAVIALALAFFSFNCHLPLSLRSAFYPLLGERCWDWPGHVIDIFAVLATIFGLATSLGLGASQVNAGLTMLFGTEDGLSSRIAIVIVVTVVAIASVARGLDGGIKVLSNINMMLAALLLAFIAFVIGNVGILDPVLQTAGNYLANIVPLSNWTGREDEQWLRDWTVFYWAWWVSWSPFVGLFIARVSRGRTVREFLIAVLLIPTFVTLLWMSVLGVNALYQVQNEIGGLANGMASISLATFQMLEALPYSGITTVVSLLLILVFFITSSDSGSLVIDGITAGGKSDAPIIQRIFWATVQGLLAATLLYGGGDHALAALQAGTVAAGIPFTVILLLVCVSLYKGLHAHMSELKITDGPRTSSR from the coding sequence ATGGCTAGGAAATATGAATCGGATCATGCCATCGGGGATAACAATGTCCAGATATGGGGTATGGACATCCACAGCCCAGTATTTTTTGTTAGTGCCACGCTTATCATGGTTTTCGTGTTGGCAACCGTGCAGTTCCCCGGCGAAGCAAATAGCATGCTCACATCCGTGCGGTCATGGTTCGTGGCAACGTTCGACATTTTCATGATGATCTCAGTGAGCAGCATACTGATCTTCTGTCTGATGCTCATTGTGCTTCCGGTGGGAAAGATCAGAATCGGAGGCGATAACTCAAAGCCTGAGTTTAGTCGAATAAGCTGGTTCTCGATGCTATTTGCGGCAGGCATGGGCATTGGACTAATGTTCTGGGGTGTCGCTGAACCCATGACATATTACCTGGGTGAGGGCGGGACGCCATTGGGAGTGGTTCCGCAGACACCGGCAGCGGCAGACATGGCCATGGCGGCTACTCTTTATCACTGGGGTTTACACGCATGGTCTATTTATGCGGTTATCGCACTGGCGCTGGCTTTTTTTAGTTTTAACTGTCACCTGCCCCTGTCGTTGCGCTCGGCCTTCTATCCTTTACTGGGCGAACGCTGCTGGGACTGGCCCGGTCATGTGATCGATATCTTCGCAGTGTTGGCAACAATCTTTGGATTGGCGACATCTTTGGGGCTGGGTGCGTCCCAGGTCAACGCGGGCCTTACCATGTTGTTCGGTACGGAGGATGGCTTGAGCTCCAGAATCGCGATCGTTATTGTGGTTACCGTGGTGGCAATCGCATCGGTGGCGCGGGGACTTGATGGCGGTATTAAGGTGCTGAGTAACATCAATATGATGCTGGCGGCGTTACTATTAGCGTTTATTGCTTTTGTGATTGGTAACGTTGGGATACTTGATCCAGTTTTGCAAACAGCCGGTAATTATCTCGCCAACATCGTGCCATTGAGTAACTGGACAGGGCGCGAGGATGAGCAATGGCTTCGCGATTGGACTGTATTCTACTGGGCTTGGTGGGTTAGCTGGTCGCCTTTTGTAGGTTTGTTCATCGCGCGGGTATCGCGCGGGCGGACTGTCCGGGAATTTCTGATTGCAGTACTGCTTATACCCACTTTTGTCACTCTTCTCTGGATGAGCGTATTGGGTGTAAATGCGCTGTACCAGGTGCAGAATGAAATCGGCGGGCTTGCCAACGGCATGGCTAGTATAAGCCTCGCTACTTTTCAGATGCTCGAGGCATTACCTTACAGTGGCATAACGACGGTTGTTAGCTTACTACTTATTCTTGTTTTTTTTATCACCTCTTCTGATTCTGGGTCGCTCGTTATTGATGGCATCACAGCCGGCGGTAAAAGTGATGCACCAATAATCCAGCGTATATTCTGGGCCACAGTACAGGGACTGCTAGCCGCGACGTTACTCTATGGTGGTGGCGACCACGCTTTGGCGGCCTTGCAGGCGGGCACTGTGGCGGCTGGAATTCCGTTTACAGTAATTCTTTTGTTAGTATGTGTGAGTCTCTACAAGGGTCTTCATGCCCACATGTCAGAATTAAAAATCACTGATGGGCCGCGTACGTCATCGCGTTGA
- a CDS encoding META domain-containing protein: MKNVDDAALAESSLVGNSWYVEYIHERPVIDRSPAYFLFDKNGTLRGNASCNQFVGKYELSHGQVTLSELATTRRVCIESLGEQERRFLSAVSDVAKWKIERGLLLLLSARGEIVFQSATHARAKN, from the coding sequence ATGAAAAACGTTGATGATGCGGCTCTCGCCGAGTCCAGTTTGGTCGGCAACTCTTGGTATGTTGAGTACATTCATGAACGGCCAGTGATTGACCGCAGTCCTGCTTATTTTCTTTTCGATAAAAACGGAACGTTGAGGGGAAATGCCAGCTGCAATCAATTTGTGGGTAAATACGAGCTCTCGCATGGTCAAGTCACGTTGTCTGAATTAGCGACAACTAGGCGAGTGTGCATTGAGTCGCTGGGCGAGCAAGAGAGGCGATTTCTGTCGGCCGTTAGTGATGTTGCGAAGTGGAAGATTGAGCGAGGGTTGCTTCTTTTGTTAAGCGCGCGAGGCGAGATCGTCTTTCAGTCTGCCACACACGCGCGAGCAAAAAACTAG
- a CDS encoding TonB-dependent receptor — translation MHRLDRSLNKQIILAIGALLAASAAASAEAVLEEVVVTANKRESNLMDTAAAVSSFDASMLNELGIDNQYDLAGYTPSLNIAPSRIAIRGVGRPNLALGSDPGVGIYWDGVYTTETDLFNFSNFLDIERIEVVRGPQGTLYGRNSIGGALNLYSIQPDTEDWGGKVVGELGNHGYWVAQGLTSGPITEKLSALFALSQIKRDGFQRDIYSGKDYDDRDNFYGTITLAHQTTDRWRNSFKASSADSNFHQDAGYILTPYNTGLVQEVFNTSPPGEQLNFVSTYPGNSFVNPNQGMTIENPALQDNAERVAVDTVPSTDNDRDSYVFISESDMDNYSLKYTAGYSEFRYKRINDGDVTNARDSGLDYSQMPLSSFGGATVDQFTGFALTPSIVSEPYKQAADTWSHELQLITALEGPLNYITGLYYFDNKETQRLSYIENNSELVANYTFLGNLTGLPTDPDGILYSGDGKLETTSYAAYGQVNWDWTARTMLTLGVRYSYDEKKARDSTYVQWVIPDNAKTPTTDPTTVDRNDKESWDKPTWRLGVDHILSDDHFLYAVVSSGYRSGGYNLLAPNQSAALDTVNPEELISYEVGYKATLFNQRLNITSAVYYYDYDNLQVLNVQLTNGVSVATYENAADATAWGIENEVSALITDSLFLGATYSYNNSEYDDYSSIDSTACNLGPERVGNISDPLCTTALDLSGNEFPLSPEHKASAYLTYQWNLLTLDWSATLGYQYTSNQQLTPFNNSLYDTLDSYDRWDLRMNISDAELTWEVTAFVQNISDDRDEIFRPRPSPVSGLAASTLSDPRTYGLKLTYNF, via the coding sequence ATGCATCGACTCGACCGCAGCTTAAACAAACAGATAATCTTGGCGATCGGCGCTCTACTCGCTGCTAGCGCTGCGGCGAGCGCGGAAGCGGTATTGGAAGAGGTTGTGGTAACCGCTAACAAGCGAGAATCCAATTTGATGGATACTGCCGCCGCCGTCAGCTCATTTGACGCTTCAATGCTGAACGAACTGGGTATTGATAATCAGTATGACCTCGCTGGCTATACACCCTCGCTAAATATCGCTCCTAGCAGAATTGCTATACGGGGCGTCGGGCGCCCCAACCTTGCACTCGGCTCTGACCCGGGCGTTGGTATCTACTGGGACGGCGTGTACACCACAGAGACAGACCTGTTCAACTTTTCTAATTTTCTGGATATCGAACGCATCGAGGTTGTGCGTGGCCCACAGGGCACCTTGTATGGGCGCAATTCGATTGGCGGCGCATTAAACCTCTACAGCATTCAACCCGACACGGAGGACTGGGGAGGTAAGGTAGTTGGAGAACTGGGCAATCATGGCTACTGGGTTGCGCAGGGCCTGACCAGCGGACCAATCACCGAAAAGCTGTCCGCGTTGTTTGCCTTATCTCAAATCAAACGAGACGGTTTTCAAAGAGATATCTATTCAGGCAAGGATTACGATGATCGGGATAATTTCTACGGCACGATTACACTGGCTCACCAGACCACCGACCGCTGGCGTAACAGTTTCAAGGCCAGCAGTGCTGACTCTAACTTCCATCAAGACGCTGGCTACATCCTTACCCCCTATAATACGGGTTTAGTGCAAGAGGTCTTCAACACCAGTCCTCCGGGAGAACAGCTTAACTTTGTTAGCACCTATCCGGGAAATAGCTTTGTAAACCCCAATCAGGGGATGACTATCGAGAACCCTGCCTTGCAGGACAATGCCGAAAGAGTGGCGGTAGACACTGTACCCTCAACTGATAACGATCGGGATTCCTATGTCTTTATTAGCGAGTCTGACATGGATAACTATTCGCTGAAATACACCGCGGGCTACTCAGAGTTCAGGTACAAGCGAATAAACGATGGTGATGTGACAAATGCTCGAGACTCCGGACTCGATTACAGCCAGATGCCGCTGTCGTCATTCGGCGGCGCAACAGTAGATCAATTTACTGGCTTTGCACTCACTCCATCAATTGTGTCCGAGCCTTACAAACAGGCGGCGGATACTTGGTCACATGAATTACAGCTCATCACTGCACTGGAAGGACCCCTGAATTATATTACCGGCTTGTATTACTTCGACAACAAAGAAACACAGCGGCTATCCTACATTGAGAACAACAGTGAGCTGGTAGCAAATTACACTTTTCTCGGCAACCTCACAGGCTTGCCGACCGACCCTGACGGTATTCTCTACAGCGGAGACGGCAAACTGGAAACCACGTCTTACGCTGCCTATGGTCAAGTAAACTGGGACTGGACTGCCAGAACGATGCTGACTTTGGGCGTGCGTTACTCCTATGATGAGAAAAAGGCGCGAGACAGTACCTATGTCCAGTGGGTCATACCCGACAACGCCAAAACTCCGACCACCGATCCAACCACGGTCGACCGAAACGATAAAGAAAGCTGGGACAAGCCAACTTGGCGTCTGGGTGTAGACCATATTCTCTCAGACGATCATTTTCTCTATGCCGTAGTCTCCTCGGGCTACCGGTCTGGAGGATACAACCTGCTCGCTCCAAATCAGAGCGCAGCGCTAGATACAGTGAATCCGGAAGAACTGATCTCTTACGAAGTGGGGTACAAGGCTACGCTGTTTAATCAGCGCTTAAATATTACGTCGGCCGTTTACTACTACGACTACGATAACCTGCAGGTACTGAACGTCCAACTCACCAACGGCGTGAGCGTAGCGACCTACGAGAACGCCGCTGACGCAACAGCCTGGGGTATTGAGAATGAGGTCAGTGCCTTGATCACAGACAGTCTTTTTCTCGGCGCAACGTACTCCTACAACAATTCTGAATACGACGACTACAGCTCAATCGACAGCACGGCGTGCAATCTTGGTCCCGAACGTGTGGGCAATATATCCGATCCCCTTTGCACAACTGCGCTGGATCTCAGTGGCAATGAATTTCCTCTCTCGCCAGAGCACAAAGCCTCCGCCTACCTGACATACCAGTGGAATCTATTGACCTTGGACTGGAGTGCGACTCTGGGGTATCAGTACACCAGCAATCAGCAACTCACGCCGTTTAACAACAGCCTCTACGACACGCTGGATAGCTATGATCGCTGGGATCTGCGAATGAATATTTCTGATGCGGAACTTACTTGGGAGGTTACTGCCTTTGTGCAGAATATTTCTGATGACCGAGACGAGATATTCCGTCCACGGCCAAGCCCTGTATCCGGGCTTGCTGCGTCGACGCTGAGCGATCCACGGACCTATGGGCTAAAGCTTACTTATAACTTTTAG
- a CDS encoding VOC family protein gives MKSSFDQFCINVSDLDRSIYFYETVLGFKITHRIEQPGGMNVTEVIFEGDSGNRLQIACHHDQTGSIDHGNALWKFYISTDDCAGLYKRCIEAGAESMVEPKRLEGWPVTAAFVKDPDGYQVELLEHHAETPPNQ, from the coding sequence ATGAAATCCAGTTTCGACCAGTTCTGTATTAACGTCAGCGACCTCGATCGCTCCATTTACTTTTACGAGACGGTGCTTGGTTTCAAAATTACTCATCGTATCGAGCAGCCCGGCGGAATGAACGTCACCGAAGTGATTTTTGAGGGCGACAGCGGTAACCGCCTGCAGATCGCCTGCCATCATGATCAGACCGGATCAATAGATCATGGCAATGCCCTGTGGAAGTTTTATATCAGCACAGACGATTGCGCGGGCCTTTACAAGCGCTGCATAGAGGCGGGGGCGGAGTCCATGGTAGAGCCCAAGCGCCTCGAGGGGTGGCCGGTGACCGCTGCTTTCGTCAAAGACCCAGATGGCTATCAGGTTGAACTTCTGGAACATCATGCCGAGACACCACCCAATCAGTAG
- a CDS encoding SDR family NAD(P)-dependent oxidoreductase → MKRLEGKVALITGASRGIGRAIAQRFSAEGAGVVACASRLGPHGELEGTLEGTVDGINAAGGKATALVCDLSNCDARADLIARASETFGTVDIIVNNAARAEYNLPSLISSESRNKIFDLNVNVPVELIQQALAAMEKKGAGWCLNISSSSAEQPRPPYPDSKVAAHMIGAYGATKAALNRYTQALADELIERGIYVNALAPNNIVLTNVGKAVEGIATRRPDMVEPIEMMAEAALELCTGRHVGQIVYSRDLLHTTGQKLHSLDGRKIIGDAFSPG, encoded by the coding sequence ATGAAAAGATTGGAAGGAAAAGTTGCCCTGATCACCGGGGCCAGTCGCGGAATAGGTCGGGCGATCGCGCAGAGGTTTTCCGCAGAAGGCGCCGGCGTCGTGGCCTGCGCTTCTCGCCTGGGGCCACACGGCGAGCTGGAAGGCACACTGGAAGGCACGGTAGATGGCATCAATGCCGCCGGCGGCAAAGCGACCGCACTCGTGTGCGACCTTTCCAATTGTGACGCCAGGGCTGACCTAATTGCCCGAGCCAGCGAGACATTCGGCACCGTCGATATTATAGTGAACAATGCGGCCAGGGCAGAATACAATCTGCCCAGTCTTATCTCATCCGAGTCCCGCAATAAGATATTTGACCTGAACGTAAACGTGCCCGTGGAGCTCATACAGCAGGCACTAGCGGCCATGGAGAAAAAGGGGGCCGGCTGGTGTTTGAACATAAGCAGTAGTTCAGCGGAGCAGCCCAGGCCCCCCTACCCCGACTCTAAAGTCGCCGCACACATGATTGGCGCATATGGTGCGACCAAGGCTGCTCTGAACCGTTATACCCAGGCATTAGCAGACGAATTGATTGAAAGGGGAATTTACGTAAACGCGCTGGCGCCCAACAACATCGTGCTAACCAACGTGGGTAAAGCCGTAGAGGGAATAGCCACGCGTAGGCCCGACATGGTCGAGCCCATAGAAATGATGGCAGAGGCGGCACTCGAGCTGTGCACAGGACGACATGTCGGACAAATCGTGTACAGCCGCGATCTGCTGCACACCACGGGTCAAAAATTACACTCCCTCGATGGCCGCAAAATCATAGGCGATGCTTTTTCTCCCGGTTAA